Genomic window (Acropora muricata isolate sample 2 chromosome 11, ASM3666990v1, whole genome shotgun sequence):
ACTCCAACACCCCTGTTAGTCTATCTCCTTGCGCCTGAAGTTTCTCAATACTTTGAGCAAACAAGGCAGATTCATCGACAGCATCACTCTTATGATCAGCCTCTTTGGGAAGAGATTTCCTCTTTTTGGTGGCACGCTTCCTATCATCTCTCTGTTGGCTCTTTTTTGGTCGCTTTTTGTTTAAGCCGAAGGTATCAAGGGCCTCATCCAAGGCGGCATCTTCCTCTGCAGTATCCCCATCACCATCTTGGacatcttttctttgttttcctttacTATTTCCTGTGGAGGAAGCAGTAGAAGAACTTGATTCTTCAACGTGACTAAAAGTCACGATTTCCCTGCAACCCAGCACAGAATCTATCTCATCATAGAATGGTGCAGTTTTCCTATCACCACCGGTCTGATTGCGATTATGATCCTTAGCGGCCTTATATCGTTCTTTCAAATGCTTCATTTTGCGTTGACACTGGGTGCTGGTGATCGTCCTTTTGGTCTTCTTCGATAGTTCTTGAGCTATCTCCTCCCAAACCTGCCTTGCGTGCCTGGATTCGAGCCTTGAGTGTTTGTCACGCCACAACTGAACAAGGGTAAATTGTTCTCCGTCTGTCCACTTTTCATACGCTCTACCTCCTTTGGATCGCTCTTCCGTGCCAGCGCTGGAGTCCGTAAGGGAATCAGGCGTTGACGGCCGCGAAGGAGAAGTTGTAGCGCTCGAACCCGCCTCGAGGTTGGTGTAGGATGTAGCGTGTGATGGCGCCCAAACTGGCTCAGTGGTCACAATCGGGGCAGTCGGCATAAAATTGCCATAATTCCTTGCTTGCATGGCCGCCTGATTCTGCCAAAAGAAATATCCGGGCCCAAAACGATCTTGTTGGGAAGAATTTTCATCCCAATGAACGTCGCGAAGACTAGCTCTAGCATCGAAACCGTTCATCTTTACCGCTGCGTGAGAATGAAATtttatccggaaattttttccATCGCGTGCACATTTGATGGACGTGTTTGTcacaaaataaacagaaaagcGCAAATGTCCACGAAAAGTCCTGCTCCGAGGCAGGACAGCGGTGCTTTTGAAGAATGGCCACGAAAAGACAAAGATGGCCGTGTACGGCCATCTAGGTCGCACTTGGCCTGTTCAGCGATGACAGGATTTTGACAGAATTTGGGCTTATCAAAACACTAGATGTCCATAGTGCGACCCGGGCCTAACACTATTAACACGAGCAGTGGGAGGAGAACATTTCAAGTATATATCGCTACTGTGAAGCATGACTACTCACTCGTTTGCTCATCttgtaaagaaaataaattgaCCACAGAtcagttacattcttcctcatCACGTAGTATGTCTGCCGTAAGcaaaaaatcaagccagtcagcctCTTCTACAAAACGAATAACATGAAACATCAAACAATACTccgactcagcacagcacaacTGCAACATCCGCTatggtgcatccaaatcacacagaGAGgttagcgagaaagaggcggggactagtgTGAACACAGGTCctcactaccagaaattatacgctcaaGTTATCCACATTCAGGGTAATTGCAAGTGCCAACAGCATTGAAGTGCGATGAAAGTTTTTTTGTAGCTAGGCAGACCACCAGGGCGGAGTGCAATGCCTGGAAGCCATTAAagacagaagaaaaaaaggtaagaagaaaattacaGGAAGAAAAAGGACAGAGACACTACAGAGAAGAGAGCAGACAAAGACATGGTTAGAAAAAATCAGAAGGTAGATGACTGCCTACAGTGAGGGGGCACCCTGCCTCACAGAAGAGAAGAACAAGGAATACGACTAGGGAAAAAATACCATGAAAGTGGAGCCCCTAAGGGAACCAAACAACCCAATGGCTGCCCATCGATGTAAAAAAAGCGACTCCGACTTCAGCAATTAAGGGGAGGTAAAAAGTTATCCTGGCATTTACTGCAGGAATAAGTTAAAGAGCACTAGGCTGGCCAGAACGGATGCGATGGTCTTTTTTCTGTAGACATTCAACAGATATTGGAAGATCCTAGGTGTAGAGCAAAATTCGGTTCTTGAAAAGCCGAAGATCCGATGACAAACAGTACACACTGCGGAAGAAAGTAAGAAGAGCGACTGAATCACTGAGATGCCACTCTGAACAAGcagacaagagaagaagaggTGTTTCAAACCCTCAGGTTGGGCACTGTTAAAACATGCAAGCTGAAATTGGTAACCAAAAGAGAGAAGGCGCTCAGCTGTATGCAAGACTCTGTGGGCCACCTTCTAGTTGAGGTCGATAACATGTTGATCCAGATGCATGAAATAAAGTGACCACCAGGTACAATTCAACTCCCAGGGTCCAAAACAAGGGAGAAACTTCTCCATGCAGCGGATTTAAGCCAAGCAAGAGCTGGTAACAAGACTTAGAGGAGGAAAGAGGGGATCACCAGAGGAGGAACCCCTGCCATTGTACATTAAAAACACCCTTGTACTTTAAAAACGCCCTGGCCATAACATGGCCGATGTCCTTGTCGTTGACCGTGTTGTCCAAAGAGCGCTGTTCATTGATTGACTAGCACTGGCCGTCATTCACCTCAATCAAATTGATGAATCTTTTCATGCCTTCAATAGTCGTGCCTCGAGGCCATTGACATAGGCTTCCACTCGCATTTAAATGAATAGGTGTATTTTGCCTCGTCGCATTTCTTGttcacaaaaatttggttttatataTTATAAAGGTATAATGACCactgtgaaaggtttagaaagctgacgttttgagtgttagcccttcctcagagcgaatagaggaattttGGGGTGTTGTGGCTTATATGGGATTGtcgaggagctttgccattggtggaaatatggtcacatgaatgtgtgaataaattagtggaatgagaggtcTTTATTAATTCTGTGTGGAGAGAGTGCACCcaattgaaaaatgaatttttgttcgagatttttgcagcTTTCTTCTCGAACAAGAGTCTCCAGTTAGTGCAGAACTTCGCTGCTCGCATTTTACTTGGTCTTAAAAAATTTCATTGCATTTCCAAATTGCTCAATTCCCTGCCTGCTAATGGCGAACTTCAACCGCAATAATGTTTAGAAGGGTTAATTATATTTTACCTGGCTACTTAACAGGGATTAACTCTACCCTCACAAACTCACAGGTGTTGAATCTTCAGACTCTTTCAAAGTTTTGAGGAAGAGACCTTATAATCTACTTTTTTAGGTGTAAATAATAAAACCAAAACGATCATTGACAGAAACAAACGGAGAAATGGACCTTTGCtcgagaaaatgagaaaaagttaaatgaagaaaatcaaTGTGGATGCGAGAAGAAATATGAATGAATGATAGCTCGATAATAATCCTTAATGTTTCAAAATTAAGTCTTATTATGAAAGAGCCAAACCCCATATATAATGGTCTTAATAATGTAGCGAGCAATAGCAGATTTTTTGGCGGAAATTGCAGGCCAGcaggagaaaaaaacaagaggtgGGGTAGAAGGAAACTGCTTTCCAAGGACCCGGATAATGAAAGCACCTAAAGTTTTAATTTTAGTAAAGGACCAGGAGATATCAACAGAAGGCAGACGAGAAAGGAAACGCCAAGGACCAAGCATTAAACCCTCACATTTAGAAAGGGTAAGCTTCGCCCCAGAACTGAATGGCAGCTTCAGAATTAAatgaagtatcatcagcataaaGAGCAAGAGTAGGAAGAGGAGAAGAAAGACAGGAAGAAAGACAGGAAGGCAGAGAAAAGCTCTTCTAATATTAGTCTATAATAATTTAACAGGAAATGAAAGCGGCACAAAACGACACTCAGCAAGAAAACACCCAATCTACTCGGTCTAAAGACAGAATGGCCGAAGAGGTGTTAGTTTCAGAAGTAAAATCAACCAAGTCCCTCAAAAAGGCAACCGACTCCCCAAAGAAGCGTCCACAAACTCCACAAGTTTGATCCAGAACAATAAAAGACTGGAGGACATGAAGAAGGTGACCAGCCAGAACTCTAGCTCAGAGTTTGTAATCACATGCCGAAAAAAGGTTAGAATAGTATTCGAGCCAGGACAAGCAAATGACAGCAATATCTGTAAGAAGGATGCCATCAGGCCAGTGCATAGCATCAATCCAGTCTCTGCCACCACGTTGCTTCTCAaggcaaaggaaaaaaagaatggAAGCTTCACCTTCCTCAGCCCAGCAAATCCTCTAGCGGACGCAGTCACCTCTAGCCTTAGCATTATCATCTTCAGCAATCAGAGAGACGGTATGTTAGTTTCAGAAGTAAAAAATCCCTAAAAAAAAGGTGTCCGGGAACTCCACAAGTTTGACCCAGACCAATAATAGACTGGAGGACATGAAGAAGGTAACCCAGCCAGAACTCTAGCACAGAGTTTGTAATCACAAGTAAGAAGTTTGGTCAGACGCCAATTCATGTGAAGTCGATCCCCTTTTTAAAAATCAGAGTAATAAAGGCAGTGCGCTGGGAAACAGACAAACGACCAGTAGAAGAAGCATCATTAAAAACATCTACTAGATCAGGACCAAGAATATGCCAAAAGGCTTTATAAAATTCCTTAGGAAGACCATCTGACCCAGGCGTCTTTGAGTTGGCCATGCCTTCCAAAGCCTATGAGCCCTCAGACAAACTAAAAAGACCTCCACAAAGATTTGATGCTACATATTGAGGTGTCTTGAGCAGACATGTCAATAGCACGTGCTGAAAAAAGGTTAGAATAGTAATCGACCCAAGACAAGCAAATAGAAGCGATATCTTTAACAAGGATGCCATCAGGCCCTGTGCATAGCAGCAATCCAGTTCCTGGCACCACGTTGCTTCTCAAGGCCAAGAAAAAAACGAGTGGAAGCTTCACCTTCCTCAGCCCAGCGAATCCTTGAGCCAATGCAGGCACCTATAGTCTTAACCTTATCATCTTGAGCAATCTTAGAGAGAAATTTCTAATAAACATCAAGCTGAGAGATCTTACCGGCATCTACAAGGGATTTAAGATGGCAGGCAAGAGATTCAAGCAGAGTAGAGAAAGTCTTCTGCAACGTCAAAGGATGTGAGGAATAGCAAAGATATAACACAGGTATAGGACGCCTCTATCCCACGAAGTCTGGAGGTTACATGGACGCTTGCACAATCTCCATGACTGCCAGAAATATTTAGTAAGGTCAACAAAATCAGACACCTCGAGAATGGAAACATTCAGTTTCCAGCCTCCCGGAGCACAAGGCAGCACGAGGCAACGGCTCAGATCCAGCCGCCACAGaatcggggggggggggggatcaAGGTGAAAATCAGCAGAACGGATGGAGTCCCACATAGCATGGCAATCATGCGCAAAATGTCCGGAAAtgctacaacaacaacatttgtccTCATTCGGACAGTCAGCGGACACATGGCCTTGACCAGCACAACGATTGCATTCTAGAGCTTGTCCGCGGTATCAAGAGCGCCAACAATAACCACGAATTTCTAAAAACTTGGGGACAGGATCTGAGATATTCATGAAAACCAGATGCATGCCGGTAAAAATGGAAGAGCCAGTATACTTTTGCTTGGCGATATGTTTTATTTCGGCAAAAGGATTAACAGGTACACGGATGTGGGTCTCATCCTCTTCAAATGGGAAGTCGAAAATGTGGACAGGAGTGGCAGGTGGACCACCACTTAAGACAACATAGtttaatgaaaaaagatatACGTCTTCATTTAGTTTAACAGCATGAAAAGCCTTATCAGTCCAAAGAGTAACCCTCAAGATCTCATTGCATATTTGGACAGCAATAACTGGGCTGCCAAACTTGTGGATAACTTCCTTAATAATTTCAGTGTGGGACTTATCTGCTAATTTACAGCGACACTGAATATTGAGAGTGCAGGGCTGCCTCATAATGTAAAAATAAACGtcaaatataataaataaaaattagtaataataaacaaatatttaTGTAAAATACTAGGGTATGGAATTCTCACCTACACTTTGTGAGGCTACCAATTAAAAACACCTAAATAGGTAAGGGTGATAGGATTTCCAGCTACACTTTGTGCGGCTACTGCTAAGAGAATTACAAAAATATAAGGAAAATAAAGATGTCAGAATTCCCACTtagaaaactacaaaaatacaAGATAAATAAAGGTGTCGGGATTCCCACCTACACTTTGTGGGCCTACCGCttacaaaaattttaaagaagaaaaagattAGAAAGCTGAAAAAATCTGATGGTGGAGCTTGAGCTTGTTGCAGAGTACATCAATGTAGGCCTCCAGGTTTGCCCTGAGATAGGGGGTTTCGTGTTTGGTGGGATTTTTCGAAGCATTGGTATAGCTCCTGTTCCATTTCTTTCAATTACCTGTCCTCGAATGCTTGTCTTGCTTTCGATTTCCTTGTTTCCATTTCCAGCGCAGGACGTGTAAGTCATTCTTCAGGTCTGCATTTGCACTGGGCACCCCTCAGGCAACCAATCTGTCTTGCCTGCGTTGATAGTGTAGTTCTCACGCATTGTTCTTCCCTTTCTCATGGCACGTTTGTAAGATGCTGGTAATTTGCCTGTGTAGTAAGGGGCCAGGAGTAGATTGTTGCAGGGCTTTTCTCATGTTGCTTATGCGCTGGTCGTCATCTGAGTTGAGATCTTCTTTACCCCTTTCTTCATCCTCAGCTAAAGTTTTTCCGCCATTGCTAAAGTTTGCAGCGCTTCCTATACTTTGTTGTTAAGGATGCAATCATCTATTTGCGACGCTTCATTCTCCTCAGACCCACCGTCAGAGCTGTTTTTGTAGCCCACACAACGCACTCTATAGGATGCTTGCTAAGCCACTCAGTGGCTTTTTTTTCTGGGACTGGGCAGACTCTTGAAGGCATAGTTCCGTTGGCGACGATCCATGGCGGGTTGATCTTCTGGCCCAAACTCGAGTTGTTGGTGCAGCATTGGGCAATGATTAATGAACGACTTTGCGGTTTTGTACTTCACATCACATGCCGTGCACCCTCACTGGGTCAGGATCTTCCAGTTGCCTATGGCTAGTGTGGAGGGACTTCCTTCGTCAATAAATATCAACTCTGTAAAGCGATTTATCATTGCTTTGTAAAATACTCACTGTTAAGAAATTGTTGCGATATGGCTGTAAAGGCTCAGCCCTAGAAGTGGCTCATCTATCCACTATTTTCAACACCAATGAGACAAATAACTCTGTCCTTGTGCCATTTTTGGTTGTGATTTAAGAGTTTTAGAACGTCCTCACATAACATACTTATTTTAGCTTCTGGAAGACTTCTTTtccattattaaattctcaacctcggataggGCAATTCTAGCCTTTTAATTGGTTCACTAGACCTCAGTTACCAGCCATTATACGTGCGGttgaccttatatggaaatGAACAAGTCAAAGGCGCTCAACATAAAATTTTTCACGGGAAGCCAAATTTTGTGGACAAAAAAAATGTATCCAAAAAGCAGATTCTGTGAGTTAACCACAGCGAAGTTCAAGTAATTATGGATAGGGCTCTcccaaaaacgaaaacaaagccTTAAAGTTCGGGATGAGGTTATTTAATGGTACGTATCTGTTAAGTTTCCCTTAAAATTTGCAAACCTTCAAATGTGACCGTCAAGAATTTACACGTTAATGAAGATTACATGATGGCAGCAGTGTTTACCTTAATATTACAGAATGGCTTGCTTGTCCTTGTGGCGCCACATTTTAAAAACAAGAGTTGAATGCTTCTTTGAAGTGTTTTACACGTCTGCCGGAAAGAGAGATGGCACGTCACAGGAAAAAATAACCAGTTCCCAAATTGGGAATTTGGAATTTTCTTAAAATTCCCAAGTTCATAACCCAATCATGGGAATTTGTTTCCCAATGCTGGGGTATGCTTGGGAGTTTGTTGGGATTTGATTGGGAAATACAATTTCATAAAggatgttgggaaattg
Coding sequences:
- the LOC136889524 gene encoding uncharacterized protein, encoding MNGFDARASLRDVHWDENSSQQDRFGPGYFFWQNQAAMQARNYGNFMPTAPIVTTEPVWAPSHATSYTNLEAGSSATTSPSRPSTPDSLTDSSAGTEERSKGGRAYEKWTDGEQFTLVQLWRDKHSRLESRHARQVWEEIAQELSKKTKRTITSTQCQRKMKHLKERYKAAKDHNRNQTGGDRKTAPFYDEIDSVLGCREIVTFSHVEESSSSTASSTGNSKGKQRKDVQDGDGDTAEEDAALDEALDTFGLNKKRPKKSQQRDDRKRATKKRKSLPKEADHKSDAVDESALFAQSIEKLQAQGDRLTGVLESMERNQSEQLKLMDRFMTTFAKAMQPEAKDN